Genomic DNA from Turicibacter faecis:
CGGTATCAGGCATCACTGAAAAGTTTTCTTGTCGGAATGGTCATGTTTATTGTGATGGTTCAGATCCTAGAAGGACTACTTCATCTTTATTTATTAAAAATCAATCAAACGACAGCAGCATGGCTGATGCAACCATTCATTTATGCGATTTATGGTGGGTTAATGGCAGGGGTATTTGAGGAAACCGGACGCTACGTCAGTTTTAAATGGTTTTTGAAAAAAGAAACTCGGATTCAAGATGCATTAAGTTATGGAATCGGCCATGGTGGAATAGAAGCCATGCTTATTGTCGGAACAACGTACGTGAATAATTTAATTGTCTCATTTTTGATTAATCAAGGACAACTTTCGATGCTCGGATTAGGAGCAGAAGTTGAGGAACAGATTGTAACCCAATTAACACAACTTCCCCCATTTATTTTTGGATTAGCGGGGTATGAGCGCTTCATGACCTTTATTATTCAAGTCGGTCTTAGCGTCTTAGTGTTTAAAGCGGTGAAGGAACGAAAAAAATATTTTTACATCTTAGCGATTGTCATTCACGCATTACTCGATATTCCGGCAGCTTTGGCCCAAGTTGGCGTATCGAATGTCTATGTTGTAGAAGGGATTGTAACATTTGTCGCTATTTTATTTGTTAGTTTTATGCTAAAACAATTAAAAGTTTATCGTCAAGATTTAAAACAACCGGAGGATCCTGAACTAGAGGGTTACCAAAAGGCGGGATATTAAGAGAAGGTAAAGGAGGTGTCCGTTTGCTAATAGGGTTAGCAGCGGAAGTATTGTGAATAAAGCATTTCAAGCATTAGCAGATCCAACAAGGAGAACGATTTTAAAAAAATTAAATAAGGGGGAGATGACAGCGGGGCAAATTGCCGCGTGTTTTGATATGAGTAAACCCTCGATTACCCATCATTTAAATATCTTGAAAAATGCCAATTTAATTCAGAGTGAAAAGCGAGGTCAATTTGTTGTTTATACGTTGAATACAACAGTGATTGGCGATGTTGTTGGTTGGTTTTATGAGTTTGGGTATCGACTTTAAAATAATGAGGAGGAGTCTAGAGCGGTGCTTTAGACTTTTTTTGTAAAAAAATAAAGGATACTTTATGGAATCACGAATGGATGTTGCCTTTTTTGTTATACTAATTTTAAGAAAGATAAAGGGGGAGTATCATTGGATAATGTGCAGGTTATTTTAGATTATTTATCCGAGTATGGATTGTTTTTTTTGTTTGTCATTGTTTTTTTAGAATATCTTAATTTACCAGGGTTACCTGCAGGAATTATTATGCCAGCGGTCGGTATTTTAGTCGCGGCTAATGATATGAGCTTTTTGATGGCTTTGGTAGTATCTGTATTGGCAGGACTCCTTGGAAGTTATGTCCTATATTTGATTGGGTATTTCCTAGGCCATCCCATTTTGGAATGGTTTTATGAACGCTTTGAGCAAATGCGCCCGGCGATTGAGCGGGCGATACGGTATACGGATCAGTACGGGGATAAGGGAGTCTTTATTGCACGACTCATTCCGGTAGCACGAACATTAGTCTCATTGACGGTTGGGACTGTTCGAATGAATGTCTTGAAATTTACGATTTATTCGACGTTCGGAATTATCATTTGGAATTTTGTCTTTATTTATGCCGGTTATGGATTCGGTCATTTATTTTTAAAATAGGGGGAACCGGGGGAGTTTAAAGTAAGAGGAGGCGCCCCTATCATGGCAATCTTAATGTTTATTTCCCGTGTGATCAGCCTGTTTTTAATGGTTGTCTTAATTTTTTATAAAAGAAAGGAGCCAGCGCTCTTAATGGCCTGGCTGCTTCTTTTAGTCTTTCTTCCTCCAATTGGTTGCGTGATGTACTTATTGTTTGAACGGACCCCCTTGCCGAGAAAAGCCGGACTTTTTTTAAATGATATTAAAGACGAGCGCAGGGGGCGCCAAGCATCGGTTTCCCTCAATGATAAAATAACATCGCTGGTCCATTTTAATGAAAATTATAACAGTAGCCGCCTCTACCTCTATCAAGATTTTATGTATTTTGCAGACGGAAAAAGTAAATATCAACAATTATTTAAAGATATCGAGGGAGCTAAGCAATCCATCCATCTTCAATATTTTATTATTCGAGAAGATGAGGTCGGTCGTCAATTAGTCCAGTTATTGACTGAAAAAGCGGCACAAGGGGTTGAAGTTCGCCTGATTTTTGATAGTGCTGGTTGCTTTGGGACCCGACTTAAATACTTTGCTTCCCTTATGGAGGCAGGGGGACAGGTCTATCAATTTCATCCTCCAACCTTTCGCTTAATTGGATTGAATTATAATTATCGTAATCATCGTAAAATTGTCGTGATTGATGGTCGAATTGGGTATTTAGGTGGGATGAATATTGGAAATGAATATATGTCTTTGGACCCTAAATTTTCACCATGGCGAGATGCTCATTTACGTTTAGTAGGCGATGCTGTTTGGGAGTTACAACATCGCTTTTTAAAGGACTATTACATGGTGTGTGATCATCAAGAAGATGAAAGATATATTAAAGATCACTTAAATCACTATTTTGCCTCTCCTTTATCAACGACTCTGTGTCCAATGCAAATTGTTTCAGACGGCCCTGATACGACGACAGATGATATTAAGTTAACATTTGTTAAAATGATTCAAAGTGCCGTTCATACAATTCAAATTCAAACGCCGTATTTTATTCCTGATTCGTTGTTTTTAGAGACGCTCAAAATTGCAGCTTATTCAGGGGTAAAAGTTGAGGTGATGATTCCAACGATAGCGGACCATCATTATGTGTATCGCACCACGACCTCATTTATTAAAGAATTGCGTGAAGCCAACATTGACGTTTATTTTTATAAAGGATTTTTACATTCAAAGATTATTATTATCGATGAAGAGTTATGTACGATTGGGTCAACAAATATAGATCAACGAAGTTTTAAAATTAATTATGAAATTAATGCCTTTATTTATGATAAAACATTGACGCGTCAAGCGGTTCATCAGTTTCAACTGGACTTAGAAAATTGTTTGTTAGTGGATGATTCCTATGAACAAAATAAATCAGCTTGGATTCGGTTTGAAGAAAAGGTCTATCGACTGGTCTCCATGCTTCTTTAAACAAAGTAATAGTGGAAGGGGGAGAAAAAGATGCTCGTGTTGGTGGTTGTTGCGGTTATCTTGTTTTTTTATAGGGAACAAAATGCCTTCTCGACGACTTTTTATCGATTAACAACGCATAAATTTCACTCTACACAGGGACAGATACGAATCGTCCAGTTATCGGATTTACATTCTAAAACGTTTGGACGGAAGAATAAACGATTAATCAACAAAATAAAAAGGCTAAATCCAGATTTAATTTTTGCAACGGGTGATTTGATCTCATCTACAGATACCAACGGTGGCGCTTTCTTAGATCTTATTGATGGGCTGAAAGGTCAATATCCCATCTTTTATATTGAAGGAAATCACGAAACGACAGCTAGATATGACCAGATGAATAATGAAAGTGGTTGGTATGATGACTTTTTAAGGCAGTTAAAAGAAAAGGGCATTTGCCGATTAGACAATGCTTACCAACAAGTAGAAGTGAATGGGGAGGAACTGTTTATCTATGGATTAACGCTCCCCTTAACGCATTATAAGGCAGTTCCTCAGGCGATAAAAGATCGAGCGAACCACCGTGAGATTACTGATTTATCTGAGGTGTTTTCACCACTTAGGTTAGAGTCAATCAATATTTTATTGGCACATTCCCCATTTTTAGCAACGTTGTATGAAAAGCACGGATTTGATTACACCTATTCAGGGCATGTTCACGGAGGGATTTTGCGACTTCCTTTTGTAGGTGGTGTGCTCTCCCCCGAACGGAAGTTTTTCCCTACGTATAGCTGTGGTATCTATTCCATGAATCGGATGACACTCATTGTGAGTCGTGGATTAGGGAAGCTTCGCTTATTTAATCGTCCCCATTTAGTTGTGGTAGACTTAGTTGCTGATCCAAACAAACCTCGGCACCCAAAAGGTTAGACGCTATGTTTAACGTTAGGGTGCCTTTTTGTCGCCTCCAATTATCGTGTAGGGAACTTCATAGGAGGGGAAAAAGCTCAGAGGATTAAAGATAAAGGTTTAGAGATAAACTTTTATTAGGAGACTAGAAGGCAATGGAGATAGGCATCGGACGCTCGTTCGTTTAATTGGCTATCGGTCGAGCAGTCGTCACCATGTCAGACATCTAGGATTGTCCTAAGGAGGGTTACGTGGAACACTTGATTACCCTAATAAAAGGGTGAAACAACAAAGTTGGAAATAGATACGATATTTTCATAAACTTGGCATACAAAGTTTTGGAAAACTGGTGAACACTAAGGGTGTAACAGAATTTGAAAGGAGATTAAGAAGATGAAGAAATTAAACATGGTTTTTAGTACGGCTTTATTAGCCGCAACACTTGGTTTTACAGCGTATGCTAAAGATGAGGTTAAAGAAGTTCCTAATCATCCTCAATTAACAGAGGAACAAAAAGCGGAAGTGAAGCAACAATTTGAAGCCGATTATAAAGAAATGCAAGAAAAATTTAATCAATTAACAGATGATCAAAAAGAAGAAATTTATGAGTTATATGATAAAGTTAATGTTGCTAAAGTAAAATTATTAGATAAATATGTTGAGCTTGAACTGATGACTGAAGAAGAAGTAGAGGACATTCAAAAACATATGGCAGAAATGTCGGAAAAAATTCGAGAAGAAAAACAATTTATTGGCTTTAAAGCACCTTGTCCAGCTAAACAAACAGAAAAAACGAATTAAAGAGGAACATTATTTAACAAATTATTTAAAAGTTGATAAAATTATTGATTTTATCTGTATAAAGATGAATGATATGACTTTATTTGTTAAAAATAAAAAAGAATGGGGAATGTCACTTGAATCAAGAGACATTCTTTTATTTCTATGCAATGACGAAGAGACCAAAAAGGGGCCTTTTGCATACGATAAATTAGAAAAAAGTAAAGGCGTGTGAAATCATGAGAGAACATCAACCAACAGTAACCAATCAAACAAAACGGGTGATTTCTGCCACAACTCATCATACATTTAAATTAAAATTAAGTGTTGATGAACAAAAAAGAAAAGCCTATTTTGCTCGTATTAGAGGATATCGTGACCGTAAGTAACAGCCACGGTATCCTTTTTTTTGCTCGATAACTAAAAAAATTAAAAATTAGACAATTCTCTAATATTCGATTTATTAAAGGTATCTTATCTTATCCAAATAAAGGGGCGAATTTTTTAAAAAAAGGAGCATTTTAGGAGTAGGGGCATAGTCTAAAAGAGAAACCCTGTCTTTTTAATCAAAGGAGTTATAGGAAAATAGGGACGAAGAGGGCTTTTATCATCAAAAGGGGAGAGAACAATGTTGTATGGGGATCATTTATGGGCTGTGTATCAAATGGCAGCTAAGCAACCGGGGGTCGAGGCGCTCTATTATAAACAGATGATGGAGGGGAACGACCTGTTTTTAATTGTATGCCACGAGCCTGTTTTCTTTTTTTTACAGCTCGATTGGGTCCAGGCAATGGGGCCGTTTTTACACGTGGAAAAGGAGTGGAGTCGAGGGAAACAGTTTCATTGCCGAATTATTTTTCAGTCAGGATGGGAGTGTCTGTTCCAATTTATTGCTCAAAGACCATCGCTAGATGAAGATTTGCGAGTGCTTATCGATCATCATCCCATCGTTTATCAGGAACAATCCTTCAAATTAGATAGAATGGAACAAGAAAAGAAAGCTAATGAATTTGCAAAAGTAGCACACAACTTTTATATGCATGCCCTCGTTTGGGTGCGACATTTAAAAAATGGGTCCCCGTCAACTTGCCTATGGCGAGAGAGGGAGTTAAAGAAAATATATGAGCAGCTAAATGAAAAGGAAAGACGCGCATTAGGAGAGGAAAGGATACAATGGAGTCAACTAACTGCACTTCTTGAATGGGGCGATACGTTGTTAGATGAGGTAAAGCGAAGACAAGGCCCCCTTCCCCAGGAAGGGCAAATTTTCCGTTTAAAAGAACTAATTAGACAACTTATGGGGGATGGAGGGTCATAAAAGGATCGAAATGGTGCAAACTAATCCCATTAAATCTATCATCTCTCGTTTCCTATAAGTACAATTTATGGTAAAATAAAGAGATAAGTGTAGAATGGGAGTGTGAGTAACGTGAACTTAAATCAAACGCGGATTAAAAATCGAGCAGCCAATCCTGCTGTTTTTTCGCGTGCTCAGGCCTTTTATAACAGTGGGGGAAAAATTCAATACTATGTGACGTATGATCCAACTGATTTATATCAGATCTTTGCAGAAGTCGAAGACGATGGACAAACCTATCATATTTTAATTAACTTAGATGACCAGAGCAAGATTCTTCATGACCAGTGTGACTGTGGAACATTTTTATCTAATTTTGGCTCATGTAAACATGCGATCGCTGTCTTATTAAAGGTTTATGAGGATCAAATTAGAAATAAGTTAGTGATTCATTCGGCAGGCGATGAGTCCGATGCCATCATCGATGAATTATTAACGTCATATGAGTTACAATTATCATCGGTTATCCATCAGGAATGGAATGAAAAGGATGTAAGTCTCGTTCCCAAACTTGTGATGGGAGATGAGCATCAAGAATTAGGATTTGAGGTATCGGTAAAAAAGCAACGCGCTTATGTCGTGCGCGATATTTATAAACTCGCGACGGATATTTTAAATGAGAATGTCGTGAGTTATGGCAAGGAGCTTCAGTTTAAGCATTCGATGCTTCAATTTGATTTGCAGTCGCGGCCATTTGCTCGATTTATTTGTGAAATTATCCAAGAATACGATGTTTATGCGAAACAACTACCGACGCTTGGCCCCGTTAAGGCGACCAAGTGCCTAGCTTTAACGCCAAGATGGTTGGACCAATTTTATCAACTGTATCAAGGGCAGACACTAGCCTGTGATATAAGTGGCCTTGCCTCGCAGGTGATGACCTTACATCCGTATGAGCCTACGATTGAATTTCGATTGACGCAGGAAGGGACAGATTACTATTTATCGCATAACTTGGGGCCCTTTCGATTAGGCGCGGGGTTAAACTATTCTTATATTTTTTGCGAACATGAGTGTTTTCGTTGCAGTGAGGCGTTTGTTAAAAAAATATTTCCTATTTTAAGGACATTGACGCAGTCTTCTCATTATGAATTGCAAATGAACGAGGCTCACATGTCGCGCTTTTTATCACTCGTTGTTCCAAATATTAAAGAGTATATTAAAGATACATCATTAGATTTACTGTATGAAACGTTTAAAGTTTATCCCCTAGAGGTTAAATTTTATCTGGATTCGTTAAAACGCGGGGGGATTGGATTAGATGTCCATTTTTGCTATGGTGAAACGATAATCAAGGTTCATGAAACTACTGCGTCAACAGGGGCCATTTTGCGAGATGCGTTAAAGGAAACACAGGCTTTAGCAATGGTGGAACAGTATCAATTTAAGAAGGGAACCTCGAATGCCTATGCACTAGAAGATGAGGAACTCATTTATTCTTTTTTACAAGATGGGATTGATGAGTTAAAAAAAATAGGGAGTGTTTATGCATCTGAAAGTTTTAAAGCGATTAAGATTCAGGAACCGAAGAGTTTTTCCGTAGGAATTCGTCTTAAAAACGATTGGCTCAGTTTAAATTTTGATGACTTAGAATTTTCGGCCGCTGAATATAAAAAAATCCTTGCTTCTTATCGCCAAAATAAAAAATATTTCCGTCTAAAAGATGGATCATTTATTAATTTAAAAAACGACTATGTTGAAAAATTAGCGTCTTTTATGGATGATTTAAGCATTGATGAAAGGCAACTCGATGAAACAGAAATTTTGATCCCTAAATATCGGGCGCTATATTTAGATCAATTAATGAAGGTCAGTCCGACGCTTTCTATTAAACGCGATACATCATTTGATGCACTCGTCGAAGAGTTTCATCACGTTGAAGATGCAGAGTTTTGTATTCCGCCATCACTTGCAAAAACACTGCGCCATTATCAAGAGACAGGTTATCGTTGGTTAAAAACGTTGTCTAAGTATCAAATGGGAGGAATTTTAGCAGATGATATGGGGCTTGGGAAAACATTACAGGTCATTTCAGTTCTTGTATCCGAACAAGAAAAAGGAACAAAACCAGCATTGATTGTAGCCCCAAGTTCCCTTGTTTACAACTGGGAACGTGAGATTCATAAATTTGCACCGACGTTGAAAACCATCATTGTTCAAGGAACGCCTAAAGTTAGAGAGCAACTGATTGAACAAGGGGCTAACGTCGATGTCGTGATTACGTCATATGATTTAATCCGACGCGATATTTCTCATTATGAAAATCAAAGATTTAGATACTGTATTTTAGATGAGGCCCATTATATTAAGAACCATAGCACGCTAAGCTCAAAAGCAGTAAAAAAAATTAAGGCTGAGATACGTTTTGCCTTAACAGGGACACCTATTGAGAATTCATTATCTGACTTATGGTCTATTTTTGATTTTATTTTACCGGGGTATTTTGGGACATATACGCAATTTAAGAAAAAATATGAGGCTCCGGTGATGAAAAATCAAAATTTAAATTTATTGAGTCGCATTCATCAACAGGTTGCCCCCTTTATTTTACGACGTCTGAAAAAGGACGTGCTGAAAGAATTACCAGAAAAAATTGAAACGAGTCTCTATTGCGAGATGGATAAGACGCAAAAAGACTTATATTATGCGATGGTTTACGAAATGAAAGAAGAAATGAACAGTGAAATTAAAACGCAAGGTATCGAGCGAAGTCGCATTAAAATTTTAGCCTTACTCATGAGATTGCGACAAATTTGCTGTGATCCCGCCCTTTACTTAGAAAATTATAAAGGGGAAAGTGCGAAGTTGCAGTTATGCTTACAATTAGTTGAAGAATGTATCGCGACGGGGCATAAGGTTTTAATTTTTTCACAGTTTACGTCGATGCTTGATATTCTGTCAAAGGCCCTTCAACAAAAAGAAATCGAACACTTAATGTTAACGGGTGCCACAAAAACAAGTGAGCGGTTAGCATTAACTGAACAATTTAACACCGACCACACGCCCGTCTTTCTTATTTCTTTAAAAGCGGGAGGAACTGGATTAAATTTAACAGGTGCGGATGTGGTGATTCATTACGATCCATGGTGGAATATGAGTGCGCAAAATCAGGCCACTGACCGTGCCCACCGATTAGGTCAAGAGAAAAAGGTTCAAGTGTTTAAATTATTTGTAAAAGATACGATTGAAGAGAAGATTGAGCAATTACAAAAACGAAAACGTGATTTGACAGAAGCAATCGTTCAGGAAGGTGAAACCTTTATTAATCAATTAAGTAACGAAGAATTGGTTCAACTTTTTGAGGATGATTATTCATTTTAATTGACAAACGATATAATATTGCATAAAATGAAACTAAATATGAATGCGTTGATTGAGAAAGAGTAATTTAAGACCTATTTTAAAGAGAGTCGATGGTTGGTGTGAATCGATAAATAACTTGAATGAATGGGCTCAGGAGCGGAACTTGAATAAAAAAAGTAGGGAACCCGGATAACAACCGTTAACAGTTTGAAGTGAAATAACGACAATCGTTATTTAAATGAGGTGGTACCGCGGTTTTAATCGTCCTCTATCGTGAGATAGAGGGCTTTTTTTATGGCCAGGAAAATGAATGAAAACATGAAATTTATATTGAAAAGGAGTCGATAGCATGTCAAGAATTTTATCAGCTATTCAACCGTCAGGAACATTGACAATTGGAAATTACTTAGGGGCATTAAAAAATTTCGTTGAGTTACAGGATGAGCATGATTGTTTATTTTTCATCGTTGATCAACATGCGATTACAGTCCCACAAGATCGCCTAGAGCTACGCAAACGGATTAAAGAGTTAACAGCCCTTTATTTAGCGTGTGGACTTGACCCAAATAAAGCAACCATCTTTATTCAATCAGAAGTCCCAGGACACACACAATTGGCTTGGATGTTAACATGTAATACCTCAATGGGTGAACTTGAACGCATGACGCAATATAAAGATAAGGTTCAAAAGCAAACGGCTAAAGGACAAGGAATTAGTGCTGGATTATTTATGTATCCTGTTTTAATGGCAGCTGATATTTTATTATATGATGTTGACTTTGTCCCTGTTGGGGATGACCAAAAACAACACGTGGAATTAACGCGTGATTTAGCAGAACGCTTTAATAACCGTTTCGGTGAAACGTTTAAAGTCCCTGAGGTGTGGATCCCTAAAAGAGGGGCACGCGTCATGTCTTTACAAGAGCCAACGAAAAAAATGAGTAAGTCAGATGATAACCCACGTAACTTTGTTTTAATGACGGATGAACCAAATGTGATTCGTAAAAAAATAAAGTCGGCCGTGACTGATTCAGATGGCGTTATTGCTTATGACCGTCAAAATAAACCGGGAATTTCAAATTTATTAGATATCTATTCAGCCTTCACTTCTGAATCGATTGAATCACTCGTCGCACGTTATGAAGGATGCGGATATGGTCAATTTAAGTCAGATTTAGCTGAGATTGTTGTTGCAGAGCTTGAACCGATCCAACAACGCATGAAAGAGTTGCTAAAATCGAATGTGATTGATGAGGTGCTTGATGCGGGGGCAAAAAGAGCTAATCAATTAGCTTTTAAAAAAGTTAAAAAAGTAGAACATAAAATGGGATTAGGACGTAAAAAATAAGAAGGGAAAGCAGCACTTGAACTAAAGTGCTCTTTTTTTATTATTTGACTTAACTCGGCACTGTTTAACGAGAAATAAGAGAGGATGTGCATGTGGGTGATGAAAAAGGTATTAATTATTGGAAGTCCTGGTGCTGGAAAAAGTACATTTGCCAGACGATTACGTACAATCACGGACTTACCGCTTTATTATTTAGATCAAATCTGGCATTGTTCAGATGGGACACACATTTTGGAACAGGCATTTGATCAACAATTAGAACGCTTATTACAAAAGGATCAATGGATTATTGATGGAAATTATAGTCGGACCCTCGAACGGCGCTTAGCAGCTTGTGATACGGTGTTTTTACTTGATTACCCAGTAGAGGTTTGTCTACTGGGGGCAGCTTCAAGAATTGGCCATCAACGGGAGGATTTACCCTGGATTGAACGGGAGTTTGATGCCGATTTTAAACAACACATTTTAGACTTTCCTCAAAAAAGATTACCTTATCTGTATGAGCAATTAGCAGCTGTCAAATTAGAAAAGACAATTATCGTCTTTAAATCGCGGGACGAGGCACAACTTTATTTGAAAAGGTTAGCGAATAAGGGGCGATGCGTGGGAGATAAAAGGGGGGAATAGGATTCTTTTTGTTGTCGAAACAACTGATTAAACGACGTAATATTGCTATTATTTAGGGTTACTGTGGAAGGTATTGACAATAGTAGCTGGCCTAAATTACAATGAGGATAATAGTTACGAAGTTAGATGGGGGCATAATATGGGGAAGATTTTGGTTTTTTTATTTGATGGGATGACGGATTATGAAATTTCATTTATTTGTCATGTTTTGCGCACAGACGCGGGGAAAGATATTATCACGGTTGCCTACGAAGATCGTGTGATTAAATCACAGGCAGGATTTAATTTAGACCCTGACTGTACCTTGTCAGAAGTCGTTGATTTAGATGTTGAAGGATTAATTTTATGCGGGGGGCGCGAGGTAGATATTAAACCTTCATTAATGAGGCTGATTAAACGTTGTGATAAGGAAAGAAAATTATTAGCTGCTATTGGTACAGCGGGAACCATTATGCTAGCAAAATCAGGGGTTTTAGATGAAGCAACGTATACGACGCCATTAACGGCATGGACGACAAAATATCAGTATGTCTATGGGATTCAGGATCCATTTCCTCGAGATAATTATATTGATAAACGATTGGTCCGTGACCGTCATATCATTACCGCACAAAGTATCGCTTTTTTAGATTTCACCTTAGAAATTTGTGCATGGTTTAAGTTATTTCAAAATCATCAGGAAAAGCACGCGTTTGCTCGCTTAGTTAAGGGGGCTTAAAAGATTAACTCTTTATCAAAGAGTTAATCTTTTTTTATAGGGAAAGATTCGACTCTTCAATTTTCTTTTTTTTGAGTATTCTTTTAAAAATATGACAAAGATGAACAAAGTTATACAGCTCAAATAAAACAATCCATTACTTTTTTTAGCGAAAAAAGAGGGATATAAACTAGTTAGGCTCAAGATAGGATATAATGAATGGTAAGAATAAGATGAAATGGGGAGTTTATATGCCAGACATAAAATCGATCTTATTGCTGTGTTCCTTTTTATGCTTTATTACGGGGATTTTTAGTCCAGAAGTGATTATTAGATGGGGGATTCCTTCGGTTAAAACTCGAAAACGC
This window encodes:
- a CDS encoding YhfC family intramembrane metalloprotease, producing the protein MVSSFAMIMMGLTAIICFLVPLGTLYWIRRRYQASLKSFLVGMVMFIVMVQILEGLLHLYLLKINQTTAAWLMQPFIYAIYGGLMAGVFEETGRYVSFKWFLKKETRIQDALSYGIGHGGIEAMLIVGTTYVNNLIVSFLINQGQLSMLGLGAEVEEQIVTQLTQLPPFIFGLAGYERFMTFIIQVGLSVLVFKAVKERKKYFYILAIVIHALLDIPAALAQVGVSNVYVVEGIVTFVAILFVSFMLKQLKVYRQDLKQPEDPELEGYQKAGY
- a CDS encoding autorepressor SdpR family transcription factor, encoding MNKAFQALADPTRRTILKKLNKGEMTAGQIAACFDMSKPSITHHLNILKNANLIQSEKRGQFVVYTLNTTVIGDVVGWFYEFGYRL
- a CDS encoding DedA family protein, giving the protein MQVILDYLSEYGLFFLFVIVFLEYLNLPGLPAGIIMPAVGILVAANDMSFLMALVVSVLAGLLGSYVLYLIGYFLGHPILEWFYERFEQMRPAIERAIRYTDQYGDKGVFIARLIPVARTLVSLTVGTVRMNVLKFTIYSTFGIIIWNFVFIYAGYGFGHLFLK
- the cls gene encoding cardiolipin synthase, whose amino-acid sequence is MAILMFISRVISLFLMVVLIFYKRKEPALLMAWLLLLVFLPPIGCVMYLLFERTPLPRKAGLFLNDIKDERRGRQASVSLNDKITSLVHFNENYNSSRLYLYQDFMYFADGKSKYQQLFKDIEGAKQSIHLQYFIIREDEVGRQLVQLLTEKAAQGVEVRLIFDSAGCFGTRLKYFASLMEAGGQVYQFHPPTFRLIGLNYNYRNHRKIVVIDGRIGYLGGMNIGNEYMSLDPKFSPWRDAHLRLVGDAVWELQHRFLKDYYMVCDHQEDERYIKDHLNHYFASPLSTTLCPMQIVSDGPDTTTDDIKLTFVKMIQSAVHTIQIQTPYFIPDSLFLETLKIAAYSGVKVEVMIPTIADHHYVYRTTTSFIKELREANIDVYFYKGFLHSKIIIIDEELCTIGSTNIDQRSFKINYEINAFIYDKTLTRQAVHQFQLDLENCLLVDDSYEQNKSAWIRFEEKVYRLVSMLL
- a CDS encoding metallophosphoesterase, with amino-acid sequence MLVLVVVAVILFFYREQNAFSTTFYRLTTHKFHSTQGQIRIVQLSDLHSKTFGRKNKRLINKIKRLNPDLIFATGDLISSTDTNGGAFLDLIDGLKGQYPIFYIEGNHETTARYDQMNNESGWYDDFLRQLKEKGICRLDNAYQQVEVNGEELFIYGLTLPLTHYKAVPQAIKDRANHREITDLSEVFSPLRLESINILLAHSPFLATLYEKHGFDYTYSGHVHGGILRLPFVGGVLSPERKFFPTYSCGIYSMNRMTLIVSRGLGKLRLFNRPHLVVVDLVADPNKPRHPKG
- a CDS encoding DUF2680 domain-containing protein, coding for MKKLNMVFSTALLAATLGFTAYAKDEVKEVPNHPQLTEEQKAEVKQQFEADYKEMQEKFNQLTDDQKEEIYELYDKVNVAKVKLLDKYVELELMTEEEVEDIQKHMAEMSEKIREEKQFIGFKAPCPAKQTEKTN
- a CDS encoding DEAD/DEAH box helicase yields the protein MNLNQTRIKNRAANPAVFSRAQAFYNSGGKIQYYVTYDPTDLYQIFAEVEDDGQTYHILINLDDQSKILHDQCDCGTFLSNFGSCKHAIAVLLKVYEDQIRNKLVIHSAGDESDAIIDELLTSYELQLSSVIHQEWNEKDVSLVPKLVMGDEHQELGFEVSVKKQRAYVVRDIYKLATDILNENVVSYGKELQFKHSMLQFDLQSRPFARFICEIIQEYDVYAKQLPTLGPVKATKCLALTPRWLDQFYQLYQGQTLACDISGLASQVMTLHPYEPTIEFRLTQEGTDYYLSHNLGPFRLGAGLNYSYIFCEHECFRCSEAFVKKIFPILRTLTQSSHYELQMNEAHMSRFLSLVVPNIKEYIKDTSLDLLYETFKVYPLEVKFYLDSLKRGGIGLDVHFCYGETIIKVHETTASTGAILRDALKETQALAMVEQYQFKKGTSNAYALEDEELIYSFLQDGIDELKKIGSVYASESFKAIKIQEPKSFSVGIRLKNDWLSLNFDDLEFSAAEYKKILASYRQNKKYFRLKDGSFINLKNDYVEKLASFMDDLSIDERQLDETEILIPKYRALYLDQLMKVSPTLSIKRDTSFDALVEEFHHVEDAEFCIPPSLAKTLRHYQETGYRWLKTLSKYQMGGILADDMGLGKTLQVISVLVSEQEKGTKPALIVAPSSLVYNWEREIHKFAPTLKTIIVQGTPKVREQLIEQGANVDVVITSYDLIRRDISHYENQRFRYCILDEAHYIKNHSTLSSKAVKKIKAEIRFALTGTPIENSLSDLWSIFDFILPGYFGTYTQFKKKYEAPVMKNQNLNLLSRIHQQVAPFILRRLKKDVLKELPEKIETSLYCEMDKTQKDLYYAMVYEMKEEMNSEIKTQGIERSRIKILALLMRLRQICCDPALYLENYKGESAKLQLCLQLVEECIATGHKVLIFSQFTSMLDILSKALQQKEIEHLMLTGATKTSERLALTEQFNTDHTPVFLISLKAGGTGLNLTGADVVIHYDPWWNMSAQNQATDRAHRLGQEKKVQVFKLFVKDTIEEKIEQLQKRKRDLTEAIVQEGETFINQLSNEELVQLFEDDYSF
- the trpS gene encoding tryptophan--tRNA ligase, with the translated sequence MSRILSAIQPSGTLTIGNYLGALKNFVELQDEHDCLFFIVDQHAITVPQDRLELRKRIKELTALYLACGLDPNKATIFIQSEVPGHTQLAWMLTCNTSMGELERMTQYKDKVQKQTAKGQGISAGLFMYPVLMAADILLYDVDFVPVGDDQKQHVELTRDLAERFNNRFGETFKVPEVWIPKRGARVMSLQEPTKKMSKSDDNPRNFVLMTDEPNVIRKKIKSAVTDSDGVIAYDRQNKPGISNLLDIYSAFTSESIESLVARYEGCGYGQFKSDLAEIVVAELEPIQQRMKELLKSNVIDEVLDAGAKRANQLAFKKVKKVEHKMGLGRKK
- a CDS encoding adenylate kinase; its protein translation is MMKKVLIIGSPGAGKSTFARRLRTITDLPLYYLDQIWHCSDGTHILEQAFDQQLERLLQKDQWIIDGNYSRTLERRLAACDTVFLLDYPVEVCLLGAASRIGHQREDLPWIEREFDADFKQHILDFPQKRLPYLYEQLAAVKLEKTIIVFKSRDEAQLYLKRLANKGRCVGDKRGE